The Pochonia chlamydosporia 170 chromosome 3, whole genome shotgun sequence genome contains the following window.
TTGGCTTTGTGATTCGAATAACTCTTCAGGCATAGTTATACTCCAAACTTCTGACCCGGCCAGGCCTTGCAACTGACGCCCGGGGAGAAATGTGAATCATGAGCCCACAGTTTATTCGTGTTGAACATTCGGCGATATGGATTGGTGAAATTGCTCAGGGGTCATGTCACCGGAATGGCAGGGTTGCATTTGCGCTACTGCATGGCACGAGTAGTGGTCCATGTCTGACCGTGCCAATTCTGGTATTTGAGCTATGTTTAGGCGATTTGCTCAAGGTCGCTTAGAGTTTTGAATTGGGAGAATGTGCGGGAGCCGTGAAGCCGGTCGTGTATCGAGTTCTATGTGGCTCCTTGGTAAGAGTTACTTGACCAACAACCCAGTGATCAGTCCCATGAAAGAGAAATGAAGCCCAGAAGGCACAGACTTAGcagcttgactttggccgCATTTCTTGTGTCGACTCGAACCCATGCATAGCTGCTTTTGGTCGGGGTTGTAGCATACCCTTTGACTATAACCTGGGCAGTGTCCCACGAGCTAGCCGATAAACTCTACCTCAAACATTTGCATTGACATGTCTTGCAAAAGGAAAACACATGATCCCGAAGGCTGCGGCCCAGGTAACCTCGTGGCAGGGGGGCCTAACTGAAATGAGCCATGTGGCTGTAAGATGACAGTCTGAATTCGAATATTGAAACAAGAAAACGACAGCCAACTGATTGGAGGTGTGGTTCCGGTATCTATAATTGAACATGGTTGAAATAAGACGCAGATAGGGTAACCCAGATGACTCCGTTATCATCAATAAGGGTACAATTGGCCGGGAGTTGCCTTTCGGTCAGACCACACCACCAGAGCATCACATGAAACCAGTCTTGGATGTTTTGACGGGAATGTCACTCGTCCTAGAACGACTGGGctgctcaacaacagccacTGGTGGTACCAACTGCGAATTGGATTTACTtggaagagtctggtctctACCTCACCCGGCCTTCACCGAGGACAGGACAGACATGCAGAGCTCTGCCGACATTGCCTAGAAATCTTTTTATGCACTTATTCGCGGCACGGGTAGGTGCCACGTTGCCGATCGCTCCATGATCTTGCATGGGCTGGATAGCCGGGCCGGTGCCGCTGAGGCAGAGAATGCACATAGGGCCGGCGATTCTTTATCTTGAATGTCGACTGATATCTGGCATGACGTAATTTGCACCCTGAAATCACCTGTTGAACTGCTGTCGGGAACCGCGGAAAGTAGACTCGTACGATGGTGGATACGCTGGCAAAGCTGAGAGCCAGGCAAGAGTTTTCAGTCAAAGTATGCGAAAAAGAAATGAAACGGCAAACGTTGAGACCAAGTAACCGTGAAATGCGTCGTGGTAAAATAAATAGCATTTATATCCGTTGTTGACAGTCATCGCCGTTCCTGTCGTACTACCTCGATGTGATATACCCCAGGCTCTTGGCCACTTACATGTTGCACCGATAGTCTACATTGTCCAATTTGCGGCGGCActacttcttctccttgtctcttctcACCACACATCGTCAGCCATGGCACTCACTTATTCACAATGTCAAAAGATCCGCGCAACGGTGCCGGCGTTGAACGCTCGAGGGGAGGAAATCATTGCAGCGTTCTATCAAAGCCTGTTGCGCGGCCACCCGGAGCTTAGAAGCTACTTCAATACTGCTAACCAGCACAATAAACTCCAACCAAAAGCAATGGCGTCCTTGATTATCCAATTTGCCAATAACGTGAGCCACATATACGAGCTGATACCAAAGATGGAGCGCATCTGCCAGAAACACTGCTCTGTGGGTGTGCAGCCTCACCACTACAAGATCATGGGCAAGTATCTGTTGGAGGCATTCACGGGCATCCTAGATCCGTCCATGACACCGGATGCCAAAATGGCCTGGAGTAATGCGTATTGGATGCTTGCCAACATGTTTATCGCCAGGGAGAGACAGCTATACAAGACGTTTGGATCTTGGACCGATTGGCGGCCCTTTGAGGTTATTGATAGAGTACACGAGGGTGAAAATGTGGTTTCGCTCTATTTGAAACCGCAGGATAGAAAACCCTTGCCAGCGTTCATGCCGGGCCAATACGTCTCCATCCGAGTCGCGACGGCCGGAAAGGAGCACAAGCAAATTCGGCAGTACGCCCTCAGCGAAGCACCAAACCCAGACTATTACCGCATCACGGTGCAGCGGAATCAAGGCTCAATGGACTGTCAGCTCAACAAACATGCCTGCCCGTACGCGACTCCGCCCGGAGCGGTCTCGAATCACATTGTTGATAATGTCATGATTGGCGACACACTCGAGTTGTCCCATCCGGCAGGGCACATCTGTCTCGACACCAAGAACTTGTCAAATGCTCCTGTAGTACTCTTCTCCACCGGCATTGGTGCAACTCCGATGGTGTCCATACTCAACTTTATTGCAAAACGGCAGCCCGATAGGCCAATCTCGTGGATCAGTGCATCCAGCGGCGTCGGTCCTTTCCAGTCACGCGTGGACGCCTTGGCTGCTAGGAGGAAGAACATGAGGAACGCGACGCTCAGACTTACCCGTGACGGGCAAGCTTCTTCAGATTGCGACGAACAAGAGGAAGATCGAATCGATTTGTTTTCTCTAGAGCACGACGACCTCTTCTTGAATAATGAGTGCACCGAGTACTATGTCTGCGGTGGGGAGAGTGCCATGATGCAGTTTGTCGCGTTTTTGGAAATGCAGGGTGTCGACAGAGCACGGGTGAATTGTGAACTACAAACAGTAGCAAGATATTAATGTAAAAAGGAATAAGGAATGAAACACGAAACAATCCAAGTCCATGATCAGCACTGTATCTGATGTTGGGGGCTGCATGACTCTAATCAGACATGAGTTGTCTTCTTGGATGCCAGAAAAGCGCGTGACTGAACGAAATCAAGGGTTGGTGATCCAAATCTTCCAAAGAGGACGGAGTTGTCAGGCAAAGCGGGAAGTCTGGCGTCATACGCTAACTAATAAGCTTATATTGCCACGGAACTAAACATTGAAACCCCCACACAACAGCCCCTCATTGTTTCCATGAGGTTTCCATTCTGTTTCCTGGGGCAATTGATTTACATACCTAGGTTTGTAATGTACTGCCCCGCAAACGTTGGGATGGTTACTTACGCTACAGGAACCTACGCAGGTGGTTGCACTGACATTATCCTGACAATGCTTGGTTGATACTGGTTTGgccaaggaaaagagaaGCTACAGTTGACGTACGGCTTTGTTCAATCAGGCAACTGAGGACAAAGAGGGGTAGATCCGTACCAGGTTTAGACATTGCATCAAGGTTACATTGAAGCTTTCAACGCCGACAGATGTAACATGGGCTTCCCTGTCCATGGTTATAACAATTGGCGGGGGTTGTTCATCTCGCCCTGCGAGACATAACGGAATGGCGAAGGATATAAAGGATACgacttgatggtgatgtaGTCCCATTGGTATAGGCCCATCACCGAGGACATTGCTGAGACTCAGGATTCTTTGCACACTCGACCGACCGTCTCTCTGATGGAACTAAAGCTTGCGGTAGCCCTTGCTCTGGGCGCACCTACTCTTGTTTGGGGGATCCAAATACTGCCACCAGTCCTTGATCAAACGCTGGACACGTCGTCGGCTGGTTCGTGGAACGTTGGGTCCAGCGACAGAACAATATACATTGACAACAAATTCGCTTCCAAGAGGGACGACGATGGGTTAACTCTGATTCCGCCGAGCGGCTACGACTTTGCTACCTTGTTCCGGGAAGACCTTGCAAAACTTACACGATCCAACTGGACCTTGCAGCGTGTCGACCGCCTCCCCGATCGCACCACCAGTCGcggcattcttcttggttCCTTTACAGGAAACGCCTCTTCAGTGGTATACGAAAATGGCAACCAGACGTCCGAAGGGTACGAAATACACGCATCGCCCACGAGCGTCTTCATCGGAGGAACAGGAGCTCGTGGGATGTGGTGGGGGACACGTACAGTGCTTCAATATCTGCTCTCACATAATGGAACGCTTCCTCTGGGACGCATGGTTGACGGGCCGGCCTACCAAACACGGGGTTTCATGTTGGACGCAGGACGGAAGTGGTACTCTCCAGCATTTCTCAAGGAGCTCTGCAGTTATGCCTCGTTCTTCAAGATGGGCGAGTTTCACTACCACCTGAGCGACAACTACCCGCTGAATCGAGGGCAAAACGCATCGTGGCAGGACGTCTACTCGCACTTTTCGTTGCTGCCCGAAGACAAGTCTCTGCTGGGCATCATTCACGGCAGGGAAAACGAGACGCTGTCTCGCGCCGACTTTGCCGATTTGCAGCGTCACTGCGCCGCCAGGGGAGTCACTGTCATCCCAGAGATTGAGGCGCCAGGTCACTGCCTGTATCTGACCAAGTGGAAGCCGCACTTGGCATTGCCAAAGCGCGATCTGCTGAACCTTTCACACCCGGAGACGATACCGACCGTGAAGCGCATTTGGGCCGAGTTCCTCCCCTGGTTTGAATCAAAGGAGGTCCATGTCGGAGCGGATGAGTACGACGCCAAGCTGGCGGATGTCTACATCCACTTTGTCAACGACATGTCCAAGTTTATACGTTCCAAGGCTGGCAAGCGAATCCGCATCTGGGGCACCAACGAACCCTCGGAAAAcgtcaccattgccaaggacGTGGTGATTCAGCACTGGCAATACGGAGAATCAGACCCGGTGCTCCTTGCGAACAGCGGATACGATGTCATCAACTCGGAGGACCGCTGGGCATACACGTCCATCAAGAATGACCACATGCCCATCCTGCCGGCACGGTATCCCCAGTTCTTCAATGAAACCAGCGTGCTGGAGTTTGCCGGCGAGCCTGGCTGGCAGTGGACGCCGGCCGACTACAACCCGTTCAACAAGACAATGCAGCTGCCGGACAATTCGCCTCGCAACAGGGGAGCCATCATGGCGGCGTGGAATGACAATGGTCCCGCGGCATCCACGCAGCTCGAGGCGTACTACTCGATGCGGCGGGGAATTGCCTTGGTCGGCGCTCGATCCTGGAGCGGGAGGCGAGGACAGAAGCTTGCTGAGAACCAGGTCTCGCCCAGTATAGACTTCTTCTCGCCGCTTGCGCCTGGCCAAAACCTCGACCGAGTGCTGCCGTCCCATGCTGACGAGCCTTTGGTGTCATGGAACCGGTCCCGCGAGGACGGACAGCATGTTTCCCTCGGCCACGGCAGCAAAGGCATGAACTACACGCTGACATTGTCCGCCACGGGTCCATTCACTCTTACCGGCCCGGACAACTCTCTCTCCCTCGGTCAAGACGGCACCCTCGTCTTCAACTCAGACGGGTGGCAATATCCGCTGCGAGCTGTTGCGGAAGAGGACGCGTTGGACCTCGACCCAGGCCATCCGGGGCGGATCTGGGAGAATGTCACGACCTCGGCGCACAACATTGTGCGAATCTCGACGCTGCCTGCTGTGATTACCATTGCGACTGACGTCCTGCACGgcagcttggcttgggtcAATGGCAAGTTTGCGGGACGCTTTGAGGTATACGTCTATGGCGGTCGCAACACGAGGTTTAGCTGGAGCCAAATGGCATTGGTTGCGCCGCTGGAAAACATTACAGGCACAGGACTGCAGAGCCTTTCTTTAGAAGGAGTCGCTAGACTGACGTCAAATTCACAAAAACCGCCCCCAGCTGTGACCGGAGATGCGGCGGCGTTGGTCAAGGTTGGGACTAATTTGGCACTCGGTGTTGCCATCATGTGGGTGTTGGCTTCAGTGATTTAGTTTGGGGCCAGAAAGGAAACTTTTTGAAGTCACAAAAGTTAGAAACAGAAAAATAGTCAACAGGTGCTTAATACTGTATTTGGATGCTGAAAGTGGGTCATGTGATATGGAAGACGTGATGATATTCTTGATTCTATGTACGAGTGAGAATTGAGATGTCTGGGCCGGCGGGACGGATTTCCGCGATTTGCTCCCCGGTTCGCAATTGTCCATGAAAATGCACAAATGAACGTGCCAAAGTTCACACCAAGTGGCCATCAATCCGTTATTATTCATAATTATACTGGACCAAGGCAATCATGCGATTGGCCCATTCCTTACGCCGCCATCTCTCGTCAATACATGCACCCAAAAGTCAAGACACGGAGCCGGCATGACAGCTGGTCCCGCATCCGAGGTCCGGGAACGCAACATCTGCTCTCAACACTTTCGGGCCGGCTGTCAAATGTCATCACGGTTGAATACACGGATCAAAGGCATCACTGTGCCGCACTCAATATCCCAAACCCAATTGGCCCTCTCCCGGTTTTGTGATTGAGTTTTTGGTTCCTAAAGAGCGGACAAATAGTTTGACGTGTAGCCATCACAGAAAAGGGGCATTTCATCCATTTCCCTCTTCCAACAACATTCCGCCCGAAAGGCCAACCCTTGATATTAACACCACACATCAACCATCATGCAGGCGACGACGAATGTAAAGCTGTCCATCTTGGGCATGCTCGATCTGTTCCCTGCCCTCGCCTCTATTGTTGCAGTGGGAGTCTTATCTGTCTTGACCGGACTGTTTCGCAGCCAACGAGACGCGCCTAGCCTTCACCTTCACATTGCGTATGCCATCTTGAGAAAGGCCACGACAAGACTGACTCCCCTTCAACTGCAGTAAGTGTTGGCCTAGCTGCAAATATGGCAGAGCGAGCCTTTCTTTGTATGAATTTAAGATTTGGGTCTTGACATTTTACCGCTAGACTAATCTCCCCTTTGACCGACGTCGTGTACAAGCAATACGCACGCTCCGCCAAGTTTAAGCCCGAGACTGTAGACCTTGGTGCTGGAGCCCACGGTCACTGGATTGGAAATAAGAACGCCAAAAATGTCTTGATTTGGTACCATGGTAAGTAATTGCGGCAGATTGCCATGAAAAGAGAAGAGCAAAAAGATGAAAAAGAGCAGGAAAAGTAGTCATCGGGGTCCTGTACTGACACTTCCTCGCAGGCGGCGGCTTTTGTCTCCCTGCAAACATGGGATACTTCAAGTTCCTCGAGAGCCTCGTTGCTTCGTCTCAAAAGTCTAATCAAGACTTGgccgtctttgtcttgaccTACACATTGGCGCCAGGCGCGGCGTACCCTACCCAGCTCACGCAAGCAGTGGCAGCACTACGGTACATAGTGAACAACACGGGCCGAAAGCCGTCTCAGGTGCTCATCGGAGGTGATTCTGCCGGAGGAAACCTGGTCATGGGGGTTTTGTCCCACCTCGCCCATGGACATCCGGCCATCCCCAAGCTCGAGTTGAGCGAGCCGCTGGCGGGAGCTGTGGGCATCGCGCCGTGGACACTAATCGGTGAAGACCATGGTGATCGGGAGATATACTCTGGCGGCGATTTGATCACCCCGGCGGTAGACAAGCCTTGGTCGAGCGCATTCCTCGGAGGCTCAGACAAGGACTATTTTACAAGCGCCTCGACGGCACCGAAGAGTTGGCTTGCTGCGTTCCCAGTCAAGAGAGTACTAATTCTTGGCGGAGGAAACGAGATTTTGCTGCCTGCAATTGAAGATTTGGCAGAGAAGCTCCAGGTACGTCATCCCCAACGGACGGTGATAAAGTCCGGCACACCATTCTGTCGATTTGCTTGCCCACCGAGGCTGATGCATAAAAACAGGATGCCCTCCCCAATGTGGAGTTGTTCATCGGCCACCGTGAAGGCCATGTCGCTCCGGTATATAACCTCTACGTTGGTGACAATACAGAAACGCTGCAGggcaaaaaggtcaaggcgTGGTTGAGGGAAATATTATAGATTAAATTGCCTGTGCGCCAGCCAGTAATGGCTCTCCTGCCCTCTTTCTTCTGCCACTCAAAAAATGGCGCCATATGTGATTGATCCATGTGTAATGCACTTTTCATCATGACCAACCCGGACCAGTGCAACTTCTATACGCCAAAAGCAAGACGATAGCTCTATGAACTTTTCCTTTTCCGCAACCTTGCACTCATTCTCTGTGCTACAACAGAAATGTTATCGCATCCTCCTTTATTGGCCCTGTCGGCTGTTGTTGGGGGACTATGTGTCAGCGACTGTGATGGCGTGCTAGCGCTCCCGTGCTACCGGCATGCCCGTCCACCTGGTCCCCCTCCAATGCTGTCGGGTCAGCAATGCGCACCCCCGACTTACTTGGGGAGACTAGCCTTGCCAGCTGCACGGCTGGCGGCCAAAGCTCCAGAAAGGCCGTGCTGCGAGCCAACGCCGTTGATGCGGTGGACGGAGTTGAGGTTCTTCACCACAAGAATCTGGAAGCACGTGGCGCTGCCCTGGCGAGAAGCAATGACGGACCAAGCGAGGAAAAGCTCCCAAATCTACAACCCTGGTTAGTAAAACGTGGCACACCGGACAAGAGCCCTGCTTGGAGAATACATACTCTGTACCAGCGTTGTCCATACTTGGCCGTGATGGTGTCGGCATTTCCTACCCAGTTGCGGTACCAGCGCCAAAGAGTGGCAGAGTAGTGCACGCCGACTGTATCCACGCTGCAAGCTGTCAGCTTGGCGGCGTCGAAAAAGGGTTGGGTCACTTACCTCTTGACCTCGAAGCCTGCGCTCTCCAGGGACCGGACGTAGTTCCAAAGAGGAGTCGAGGCATCGGCGCCGCGGAAGATGTACTTGTTGAGGAACAGACCCCAGATGAAGTCTTCATACTGCCAGGCCTGTCGAAGACCAGAGAGTTGGACGTACATGGCGCCGTCATCTTCGAGCATTTCGTAGCACTGTCGGAAAAAGGTGGTGAGCTTTCGAACGCCGACATGCTCACCCATTTCGAGCTGAGAAATCTTGTTGTACTTTTGCTTTGGCGCATCACGGTAATCCATGCACAGAATCCTGCTCTGCTCCTCGGGCACGCCGGCATTTCGAAGGACATCGTTGCCCCAAGCGGCTCCGTTCTCAGCAATGGTGATGCCGGTGACCTTGGCTCCGTAGTTTACGCTGGCAAACTTGGCGAGCGTGCCCCAGCCCGATCCAATGTCCAAGAGGGTCTCGCCCTCCTTGAGCTCAAGCTTCTCGCACACAatggccattttgttgtCCTGGAGCTCCTCCAAAGTCTCCTCACGGGTGGTGTCGGAGATGATGCCGCTGGTGTAAATCATGCGAGGGCCGAGGAACCAGGCGTAGTGGTCGTTTCCGGAATCGTAGTTGGGGCGgatttgctccatgtcctggTCCTTTGTGTGGAAGAGGACGTCGGGGCCAAACGTAAACAGAATGAACTTGAAGAGGTCCTTGGTAAAGCTAAACTTGGACCAGTCGTGACGGTACTCGAGGATGTCCAGGACGTCTCCCTTGAAATCGgccttgccgtcaatgtACATTTCAGAAAATGTCTGGATTGGCACCTTGTTGGTGCCGCTCCATTTGGCCTGGTCGGCCGCGTCCTTGAAGGTCACATACGACTCAATGGGGCGGCCAGGCAACTTGACATTCTCATTGATGCGCGGGCTAAAATTGGATGTGTAGGTCCAGTAGGCGATGAGGATGGGGAAGAGCGTAAGAATGGCAAAAAAGATGGTGGTCTTgaggccgccgccgatgaAGCGGCTCATCAGGTATGGCACGCCCAACAAGAGGACACCAAGCACAATGTTGGAAAAGCTCTCATTTCCAGCACCTTCAGCCGGCAGCGGAGCATTGTGAATGGCCGGTGACTTGAAAGGGGCAGTTAGCATAGAgcaattgatgaattgacttggtggcaaggcatGCTGGGAAAGGAGAGGCAGAATCAAATTACATTCGTGATGGGGACGCCGCAATCCACCTGCTCAAAGGCCGATGGTGCAGCCTTGGGCGTCTTGATGTAGGAGATGTCTCCCTCCAGGTCGGGCTTGCTCTTCATGATTGCAGAAGCAATTGAGATTGACGGATGAAAAGGTTACGAGTGAGCCAATGGAACTGACAGGCGTGACGTCGTCGTGAGAAGCGGCTGGGGAGCAATCAATGGATGAGCCCTTTTGCCTGAAGTGTCGTCGTGGATGAAAGGGGTGATTCGTGAGGCACCACAATTCAAAATGCCAGCTCGAGCTCGGCCAGGAGTGGATTCAAAAAGCTCCAAGCC
Protein-coding sequences here:
- a CDS encoding beta-N-hexosaminidase (similar to Neosartorya fischeri NRRL 181 XP_001265620.1), which encodes MELKLAVALALGAPTLVWGIQILPPVLDQTLDTSSAGSWNVGSSDRTIYIDNKFASKRDDDGLTLIPPSGYDFATLFREDLAKLTRSNWTLQRVDRLPDRTTSRGILLGSFTGNASSVVYENGNQTSEGYEIHASPTSVFIGGTGARGMWWGTRTVLQYLLSHNGTLPLGRMVDGPAYQTRGFMLDAGRKWYSPAFLKELCSYASFFKMGEFHYHLSDNYPLNRGQNASWQDVYSHFSLLPEDKSLLGIIHGRENETLSRADFADLQRHCAARGVTVIPEIEAPGHCLYLTKWKPHLALPKRDLLNLSHPETIPTVKRIWAEFLPWFESKEVHVGADEYDAKLADVYIHFVNDMSKFIRSKAGKRIRIWGTNEPSENVTIAKDVVIQHWQYGESDPVLLANSGYDVINSEDRWAYTSIKNDHMPILPARYPQFFNETSVLEFAGEPGWQWTPADYNPFNKTMQLPDNSPRNRGAIMAAWNDNGPAASTQLEAYYSMRRGIALVGARSWSGRRGQKLAENQVSPSIDFFSPLAPGQNLDRVLPSHADEPLVSWNRSREDGQHVSLGHGSKGMNYTLTLSATGPFTLTGPDNSLSLGQDGTLVFNSDGWQYPLRAVAEEDALDLDPGHPGRIWENVTTSAHNIVRISTLPAVITIATDVLHGSLAWVNGKFAGRFEVYVYGGRNTRFSWSQMALVAPLENITGTGLQSLSLEGVARLTSNSQKPPPAVTGDAAALVKVGTNLALGVAIMWVLASVI
- a CDS encoding lipase/thioesterase (similar to Metarhizium robertsii ARSEF 23 XP_007823922.1); the encoded protein is MQATTNVKLSILGMLDLFPALASIVAVGVLSVLTGLFRSQRDAPSLHLHIAYAILRKATTRLTPLQLQLISPLTDVVYKQYARSAKFKPETVDLGAGAHGHWIGNKNAKNVLIWYHGGGFCLPANMGYFKFLESLVASSQKSNQDLAVFVLTYTLAPGAAYPTQLTQAVAALRYIVNNTGRKPSQVLIGGDSAGGNLVMGVLSHLAHGHPAIPKLELSEPLAGAVGIAPWTLIGEDHGDREIYSGGDLITPAVDKPWSSAFLGGSDKDYFTSASTAPKSWLAAFPVKRVLILGGGNEILLPAIEDLAEKLQDALPNVELFIGHREGHVAPVYNLYVGDNTETLQGKKVKAWLREIL
- a CDS encoding cyclopropane-fatty-acyl-phospholipid synthase (similar to Coccidioides immitis RS XP_001240390.1), whose amino-acid sequence is MKSKPDLEGDISYIKTPKAAPSAFEQVDCGVPITNSPAIHNAPLPAEGAGNESFSNIVLGVLLLGVPYLMSRFIGGGLKTTIFFAILTLFPILIAYWTYTSNFSPRINENVKLPGRPIESYVTFKDAADQAKWSGTNKVPIQTFSEMYIDGKADFKGDVLDILEYRHDWSKFSFTKDLFKFILFTFGPDVLFHTKDQDMEQIRPNYDSGNDHYAWFLGPRMIYTSGIISDTTREETLEELQDNKMAIVCEKLELKEGETLLDIGSGWGTLAKFASVNYGAKVTGITIAENGAAWGNDVLRNAGVPEEQSRILCMDYRDAPKQKYNKISQLEMGEHVGVRKLTTFFRQCYEMLEDDGAMYVQLSGLRQAWQYEDFIWGLFLNKYIFRGADASTPLWNYVRSLESAGFEVKSVDTVGVHYSATLWRWYRNWVGNADTITAKYGQRWYRIWELFLAWSVIASRQGSATCFQILVVKNLNSVHRINGVGSQHGLSGALAASRAAGKASLPK